The sequence TCCTCTCGCCCGTCGTCTCCCTCGTTTCCCACGAGGGCCGCCCCGCCGTCCTCAAGGACTACCGCGCCCGCAACCCCATCACCCGCCACGTGCTCGGACCCGTGCTCGCCCGGCGCGAGTTCGCCATCCTCCGGCACCTCGAGGGCATCCCCGGCATCCCCCGCGCCTACGCCGTGGTGGACGGCCGCGCGCTCCTCCTCGAGTACGTCCCCGGACGCACGATCAACAAGTTCCGCCCCGGGGACCTCCCGGATCTCGTCTTCGAGCGCCTCTGCGAAACCGTCCGCGCCATGCACCGCCGCGGCGTCGTCCACCTGGATCTCCGGCAGAAGAAAAACATCGTCGTCGCCGGCGACCGGCCGTACCTTCTGGACTTCGCCAACGCCGTCCGCGGCCCCGCCGCCCGGCCGCTGCGCGCGGTCGACGAAAGCGCCCTCCTCAAGTTCAAGCGCCGGAACTTCCCGCACCTCCTCACCGAAGAGGACCGCCGGCGCCTGGACGCCCATCGTTTCTGGCGCCGCCTCTGGGTTTTCTCCCCCCGGGGCCGGAGCGTCCGCTGAACCCCGCCCGGAGACCGCCGCCGTGGCCCGCAACGTCCGCGATCTGGCCGCCCGGGTCCTCGAGGAGGCCGAACGGGGCCGCGCGTTCGTGGACGATGTTCTGGCCGCCCACCGGACGGCCGGCCTGTCCCGCCGCGACCGGGCGCTGCTGACCGCCCTCGTCTACGGCGTCACCCGCCGGCGCCGGACGCTCGACTGGCTGATCGATCGCTGCGCGGCGCGCGTGGACCCCCGCGTCCGACAGCACCTCCGGGTGGCGCTCTTTCAGATCCGCTACCTCACGCGCGTGCCCCGCCATGCCGCCGTCCACGAGGCCGTGGAGCTGGCCAAAGGGTTCGGCCGCCGGGCGGCCGGATTCGTCAACGCCGTCCTGCGGCGCGCGGCGGACCTCGAACTTCCGGATCACCTGGGGGTGCGGACCTCGCATCCGGATTGGCTCCTGGAGCGCTGGCGCCGGCGATTCTCGAGGGAAGAACTCCTCCGCATCCTCGAGGCCGACAACGCCGCCCTCCCCGTCACCGCCCGCGACCGGCGGACC comes from Planctomycetota bacterium and encodes:
- a CDS encoding RIO1 family regulatory kinase/ATPase; this encodes MADRPLYDPDRVTPRVLRDKGGFLSPVVSLVSHEGRPAVLKDYRARNPITRHVLGPVLARREFAILRHLEGIPGIPRAYAVVDGRALLLEYVPGRTINKFRPGDLPDLVFERLCETVRAMHRRGVVHLDLRQKKNIVVAGDRPYLLDFANAVRGPAARPLRAVDESALLKFKRRNFPHLLTEEDRRRLDAHRFWRRLWVFSPRGRSVR